From the genome of Wolbachia endosymbiont (group B) of Parapoynx stratiotata, one region includes:
- a CDS encoding ClpXP protease specificity-enhancing factor SspB produces MDKTDYQKSLSYAKFQVIKKALNTILDNVFTPHLEIVFSTRFNGVVMPDYLKESYPTQMLIILQHQFFGLKILEDKFSVSLSFRGKQEQVTVPFFAISEFHDKISGDTLVFSVDSDKEYESEKCAEKSSNGSIISIDQLYDK; encoded by the coding sequence ATGGATAAAACAGATTATCAGAAGTCGCTTAGTTATGCTAAATTTCAAGTTATCAAAAAGGCTTTGAATACTATATTAGATAATGTTTTTACTCCTCACTTAGAAATAGTATTTTCTACGCGCTTTAATGGTGTTGTCATGCCAGACTACTTGAAAGAATCATACCCTACTCAAATGCTTATTATATTACAGCATCAATTTTTTGGTCTAAAAATTCTTGAAGATAAGTTTAGCGTCAGTTTGAGCTTTCGTGGAAAACAAGAACAAGTCACTGTACCGTTTTTTGCTATTAGTGAGTTTCATGATAAAATTTCAGGAGATACTTTAGTATTTAGCGTTGATTCTGATAAAGAATATGAAAGTGAGAAATGTGCTGAAAAGTCATCAAATGGTAGTATTATATCTATAGATCAACTTTACGATAAGTAG
- a CDS encoding TrkH family potassium uptake protein, whose amino-acid sequence MESLQVLRSIAFIVGIFLLLFGVAMLIPAITNNYLGYEWKNFLVGFIVTCTFSAIFILLGKLNRVHGMPAIFAITSCTWIALSLFAAIPFYLDSLSYIDALFEAVSGITTTGATVLSYIEQQSPGILLWRAMLHGIGGFGVITVGIAIFPIFKVLSLNNLLYSEYSDALKRKLPHTRSVVIHIAEIYYCLILLCIFSYYLAGMPLFDAVCHGMSAVSTGGFANYNDSIGYYNNPILEVITIIFMILGSLPFLSYLKIIRRLDVCYDEQVSYFIKIVVISSLLACFWLYKNFDLGVFLSFRYSTFTITSFITSTGYVMCNYLNWSFISVLAFFLAFIGGCGGSASGGIKIFRLVIFLKSIRNYFSSLLNPSESDRVKLNGKILENDEVQSVFTFFAIYMLTFAISSIVMSYLSNADFITSISSVSAMLTNSGPGFSNLIGPSGNYSSFSGGVKLFLSFLMLLGRLEILPIYFCIGSLYWKLCHSRV is encoded by the coding sequence ATGGAAAGTCTGCAAGTTTTACGTTCAATTGCGTTTATTGTGGGAATTTTTCTATTGTTGTTTGGCGTAGCAATGCTTATTCCTGCTATTACTAATAATTATCTAGGTTACGAATGGAAAAATTTTCTGGTTGGATTTATAGTTACCTGCACATTTAGTGCGATTTTTATTCTACTGGGTAAACTAAATAGGGTACATGGAATGCCAGCAATTTTTGCGATTACCAGTTGTACCTGGATTGCATTATCTCTATTTGCAGCTATTCCATTTTATCTTGATAGTTTAAGCTACATTGATGCACTGTTTGAAGCAGTATCTGGGATTACAACCACAGGAGCAACTGTTCTAAGTTACATCGAGCAACAATCTCCGGGGATACTACTGTGGAGAGCAATGCTGCACGGTATAGGTGGTTTTGGAGTAATTACAGTAGGAATTGCAATTTTTCCCATATTTAAGGTTTTGAGCTTAAATAATTTACTCTATTCTGAGTACTCAGATGCTCTTAAAAGAAAGTTACCACATACGCGAAGCGTAGTAATACATATTGCAGAAATATATTACTGCCTAATTTTATTGTGCATATTTTCCTACTATCTAGCTGGCATGCCATTATTTGACGCAGTATGTCACGGAATGTCCGCTGTATCAACTGGTGGATTTGCTAACTATAACGATTCTATAGGCTACTACAATAACCCTATATTGGAGGTCATAACAATTATCTTTATGATTTTAGGCTCTTTACCTTTTCTGAGCTATTTAAAAATTATAAGACGATTAGACGTTTGTTATGATGAACAGGTCTCTTACTTTATTAAGATAGTTGTTATCTCATCTTTGCTTGCTTGTTTTTGGTTATATAAAAATTTTGACTTAGGAGTATTTTTATCATTTAGGTACAGCACATTCACCATTACCTCCTTTATCACATCAACTGGCTATGTAATGTGCAACTACTTGAATTGGAGCTTTATTTCAGTCTTAGCTTTCTTTTTAGCCTTTATTGGTGGATGTGGTGGTTCTGCTAGTGGTGGAATCAAAATCTTCCGTTTAGTCATTTTTCTAAAATCTATAAGGAATTACTTTAGCTCTTTATTAAATCCAAGTGAAAGCGATAGAGTAAAACTCAATGGTAAAATACTGGAGAATGATGAAGTTCAATCTGTCTTTACGTTTTTTGCGATTTACATGTTAACGTTCGCTATATCATCAATAGTGATGTCTTACTTGAGCAATGCGGACTTTATAACTAGCATCAGCTCTGTTTCTGCAATGCTTACAAATTCTGGCCCAGGATTTAGTAACCTAATAGGTCCTTCAGGTAATTATTCCTCCTTTAGTGGTGGAGTAAAGCTATTTCTATCGTTTTTGATGCTGCTTGGCAGGCTTGAAATATTGCCAATTTATTTTTGTATAGGTAGTTTATACTGGAAACTTTGCCATTCCAGAGTGTAA
- the dcd gene encoding dCTP deaminase, giving the protein MAVMPDKWIRDKAENSGMIEPFVNHKSSKGVVSFGLSSYGYDARVSNKFKIFTNINSAIVDPKNFSENSFIDKETDVCIIPPNSFVLASTVEYFRIPRNVLVICVGKSTYARCGIIVNVTPLEPGWEGHVTLEFSNTTPLPAKIYANEGACQFVFLSGESECEKSYDDMKGKYMNQCGITLPLVK; this is encoded by the coding sequence ATGGCAGTTATGCCAGATAAATGGATAAGGGACAAAGCTGAAAACTCTGGAATGATAGAACCTTTTGTGAATCATAAAAGCAGTAAGGGTGTCGTATCTTTCGGATTATCATCTTATGGCTATGATGCAAGAGTTAGTAATAAGTTTAAGATTTTTACTAATATTAATTCAGCTATTGTAGACCCCAAGAATTTTTCTGAGAATAGTTTCATAGATAAGGAAACAGATGTATGTATAATCCCACCAAATAGTTTTGTACTTGCCAGCACAGTGGAGTATTTTCGTATACCAAGGAATGTACTAGTAATTTGTGTTGGCAAATCAACTTATGCAAGATGTGGTATTATAGTAAACGTCACACCTTTAGAACCTGGATGGGAAGGTCATGTCACACTTGAATTCTCAAACACTACTCCACTTCCTGCAAAAATTTATGCTAATGAAGGCGCATGCCAATTTGTGTTTTTAAGCGGCGAAAGTGAGTGTGAGAAATCATATGATGATATGAAAGGAAAATATATGAATCAGTGTGGTATCACTTTGCCGTTAGTTAAGTGA
- a CDS encoding septal ring lytic transglycosylase RlpA family protein: MIKKLAFLCLIFVLMSSCSFSNRCNHTAGHYKIGNSYTINGITYHPKYCSCYEEVGIASWYGIEDHGTITANGEVFNRHLISAAHKTLPLPCFVRVTNLENGRKLVIRVNDRGPFVEGRIIDLSEKAAQVLGLHKSGLAKVKVEYLRKRSEQLIQNTPHYKRQYEKEMQKRHPKQNNAESKGYVAFFVNAQVAKSAASKLRNQGIENVRLLFKNDQYCVKVS; the protein is encoded by the coding sequence ATGATAAAAAAACTAGCCTTTCTATGTCTAATATTCGTTTTGATGAGTAGTTGTAGTTTTAGCAATAGGTGTAATCACACTGCAGGTCATTATAAAATTGGCAATAGCTATACAATAAATGGTATCACCTACCACCCAAAATACTGTAGCTGTTACGAAGAAGTAGGAATAGCATCGTGGTATGGAATAGAAGATCATGGCACAATTACAGCCAACGGTGAAGTGTTTAATCGTCACTTGATTTCTGCAGCACATAAGACCTTGCCCCTACCCTGCTTTGTTCGTGTTACTAATTTAGAAAATGGAAGAAAGCTTGTTATAAGAGTTAATGATAGAGGGCCATTTGTTGAAGGTAGAATAATAGACTTGTCAGAAAAAGCAGCACAAGTTTTAGGACTTCATAAGTCTGGGCTTGCGAAGGTAAAAGTCGAGTACTTAAGAAAGAGGTCAGAACAATTGATACAAAATACTCCTCATTACAAAAGGCAATATGAAAAAGAAATGCAGAAACGTCACCCAAAACAAAACAATGCAGAAAGTAAGGGATATGTAGCATTTTTTGTAAACGCTCAAGTAGCTAAATCAGCTGCATCAAAGCTTCGTAATCAAGGAATAGAAAATGTTAGATTGCTTTTCAAGAATGATCAATATTGCGTAAAAGTAAGTTAA